The following are from one region of the Segatella oris genome:
- a CDS encoding RagB/SusD family nutrient uptake outer membrane protein: MKRKINSIIYVSALTAALFTSCQADFENINRDHRQPTEEQLQQDNLNIGGFVTAFEQNIFPVGSSGTNYVNDYQIPYTLGGACWIGYMAPAQNKWIGRGFPSFALKPWSQYTYNVMAGSAFRNWSDIKKRTTNDPEGFAIAQIIKVAAVHKAADTFGPIPYSKAGIEGSTTAEYDSQEDVYKAMLKELDEAVQTLKTGGHDVFPKYDIIYEGNYTKWCKFANSLMLRLAMRIVYANPTLAQQYAEKAITNPYGVIESTKDAAQLSKGAGVTLKNPLTIINGSYNDVRMGAEISSYLKGYNDPRIGSYFVKAKSNGIEGYYGVRTNIPSITDYLDKEKASSLNVQDGTPVYIVKASEVYFLRAEGALRGWNMGGGTAQSYYEKGITTSFEENDLSSSQATAYAANSTATPANFVDALHSEFNATATSTITIKWESSDSFEKNLERIITQKYLAIYPDGQEAWSEYRRTGYPRIFPAVLTSTDCEVDGDLRPTRIPYSNDEYVKNLENIKKAVDLLHGPDNGATRVWWDKKNK; encoded by the coding sequence ATGAAACGGAAAATTAATTCAATCATATATGTGTCTGCACTTACTGCGGCACTCTTCACATCCTGTCAGGCAGATTTCGAGAATATCAACCGCGATCATCGTCAGCCTACAGAAGAACAATTGCAACAAGACAACCTTAATATTGGTGGCTTTGTCACTGCTTTCGAGCAGAATATATTCCCTGTCGGATCATCCGGTACGAATTATGTCAACGATTATCAAATTCCATATACACTTGGTGGTGCATGCTGGATAGGCTATATGGCACCTGCTCAAAACAAATGGATTGGACGAGGTTTCCCAAGCTTTGCACTGAAGCCTTGGAGCCAGTACACCTATAATGTTATGGCAGGTAGCGCTTTCCGTAATTGGTCAGACATAAAGAAACGTACGACCAATGATCCCGAGGGTTTTGCAATTGCACAGATTATCAAGGTTGCAGCTGTACATAAAGCAGCAGACACTTTCGGCCCAATTCCTTATTCGAAGGCGGGTATCGAAGGTTCCACCACAGCAGAGTATGACTCTCAAGAAGATGTTTATAAAGCCATGTTGAAGGAGTTGGACGAAGCTGTTCAGACACTTAAAACCGGTGGACATGACGTATTCCCCAAGTATGACATCATCTATGAGGGAAACTACACGAAGTGGTGTAAGTTTGCAAACTCATTGATGCTTCGTTTGGCCATGCGCATTGTTTATGCTAATCCAACCTTGGCACAGCAATATGCAGAGAAAGCAATCACCAATCCTTACGGCGTAATTGAGTCTACCAAGGATGCAGCACAGCTGTCAAAGGGAGCCGGTGTAACGCTCAAAAATCCTTTAACAATCATCAATGGCAGCTACAATGACGTACGTATGGGCGCAGAGATTTCTTCTTACCTCAAAGGCTATAATGACCCACGCATTGGCAGTTACTTTGTTAAGGCAAAGAGCAATGGCATTGAGGGCTACTATGGAGTCCGTACGAATATCCCCAGCATAACAGATTATCTGGATAAAGAGAAGGCATCTTCTCTCAACGTACAAGATGGAACTCCAGTCTACATTGTCAAGGCTTCCGAGGTCTATTTCCTCCGTGCAGAGGGTGCACTCCGCGGCTGGAATATGGGTGGAGGCACTGCTCAATCGTATTATGAAAAAGGAATTACTACATCTTTCGAGGAAAATGATTTGAGTTCATCACAAGCTACTGCATATGCAGCAAACAGCACTGCCACTCCTGCAAACTTTGTTGATGCACTTCATTCAGAGTTTAACGCAACAGCAACTTCTACCATTACGATTAAGTGGGAAAGCAGTGACAGCTTTGAGAAAAACCTCGAGCGTATCATCACTCAAAAATACTTAGCAATCTATCCTGATGGCCAAGAGGCTTGGTCTGAGTATCGTCGTACGGGTTATCCTCGCATTTTCCCAGCAGTACTTACCTCTACAGATTGTGAAGTTGATGGTGATCTCCGTCCTACTCGTATTCCCTACTCAAACGATGAATACGTAAAGAACTTGGAAAACATCAAGAAAGCGGTAGACCTGCTTCATGGCCCAGACAATGGTGCAACACGCGTTTGGTGGGACAAAAAGAATAAATAA
- a CDS encoding glycoside hydrolase family 18, which produces MKKYFIFSFIVLLFTTVSCSDWTETETKNIDKLLAGADSAQAKAYRAYLENLRAYKKTDHQVTFGWFGGWNGESPASRCLYNLPDSTDFVSLWDGFSNLTAAQQADLKRAKEVKGIRALACALLFDIGKGITPEQPKSSKDAGESWETYNHKYWGWVDGDEDKISAAVVKYANAICDTIYKYDLDGFDLDAEPRYPQPFQTKKEMWKNDRMNLFIRTMGKRIGPKAETPEGRKKLLVVDGEPDWFSAEMALYFDYYILQAYRCSSYTDLDNRLSNLVTRFSPLQSAEEVAKKLIVTENFESFSATGGVTYTTRDGKKVPSYIGMAMWQPKKGRKGGIGSYHMEKDYAASPVYKYLRQGIQIMNPAVK; this is translated from the coding sequence ATGAAGAAATATTTTATTTTCAGTTTCATCGTTTTGCTCTTTACAACAGTAAGTTGCAGTGATTGGACTGAGACAGAAACCAAGAATATAGACAAGCTGCTGGCGGGTGCAGACTCTGCACAAGCAAAAGCATACAGGGCTTATTTGGAAAATTTACGTGCCTATAAGAAAACGGATCATCAGGTCACTTTCGGCTGGTTTGGTGGCTGGAACGGTGAAAGTCCTGCTTCACGTTGCCTTTACAATCTTCCTGACAGTACAGACTTCGTGTCACTTTGGGATGGTTTCTCAAACCTAACAGCTGCACAGCAGGCTGACTTGAAGCGTGCTAAAGAAGTCAAAGGCATCCGTGCATTGGCTTGCGCTCTCCTTTTTGATATAGGTAAAGGTATCACTCCTGAACAGCCTAAATCTTCTAAAGATGCAGGAGAATCATGGGAAACCTATAACCATAAATATTGGGGTTGGGTTGACGGTGATGAGGATAAGATTAGCGCCGCAGTCGTTAAGTACGCCAACGCTATCTGTGATACCATCTACAAATATGACTTGGATGGCTTCGATCTTGATGCCGAGCCTCGCTATCCCCAACCTTTCCAGACTAAAAAAGAAATGTGGAAGAACGACCGAATGAACCTCTTCATCCGTACAATGGGTAAGCGTATCGGCCCGAAAGCAGAGACACCGGAAGGCCGTAAGAAGTTGTTAGTAGTTGATGGTGAGCCTGATTGGTTCTCTGCAGAAATGGCCTTATACTTTGATTACTATATCCTTCAAGCCTATAGATGCAGTTCTTACACAGACTTGGATAATCGGTTGAGCAACCTTGTAACTCGGTTCTCACCGCTGCAATCAGCAGAAGAGGTGGCAAAGAAACTCATTGTTACAGAGAACTTCGAATCTTTCTCTGCTACCGGTGGCGTGACATATACCACACGTGATGGCAAGAAAGTTCCATCATATATAGGTATGGCTATGTGGCAACCCAAGAAAGGCCGTAAGGGTGGTATCGGAAGCTATCACATGGAAAAGGACTATGCAGCAAGTCCTGTATACAAATACTTACGTCAAGGTATTCAGATTATGAACCCTGCTGTAAAATAA
- a CDS encoding DUF1735 and LamG domain-containing protein, translated as MRHIIKIFGIASLACLTWSCANVDYDEVGDESKLPNAVYIDGADVAPLTKLTVDDTGGKGSFTARAANKLSSDVNLKFAIDEETLAKYNKTNGTNYKLLPAKYFNLSAENQTINANTVANGAIDVKVKPLGEDLDASTKYAIPVKLVSAEGSKILTSSATKIFAIDRVLYTTSLRQYGFYLKTVFPTPYTGLQEWTMSYAIKLDYNKDNQAVLSPDFYSRVTRDGGLQMKVGETDDPKAFAKTKLQPKKWYYIAWVYDHQHVKCYINGVLDNEFNVPKVETFTKLNMSWGAFEGYVREIRLYNKALTAFQVLDNLYIETPDNPNLLFYAPLNKKTGIKDVSKNNHPIKVYLPGSGDKKEYTQPLTWQDEKFPE; from the coding sequence ATGAGACATATAATTAAAATCTTTGGAATTGCTTCTTTAGCATGCCTCACATGGTCATGTGCCAATGTAGATTATGATGAAGTTGGAGATGAAAGCAAATTGCCAAACGCCGTCTACATTGATGGCGCAGACGTAGCTCCTTTGACAAAACTAACTGTTGATGATACAGGAGGTAAAGGTTCGTTCACTGCCCGCGCTGCTAACAAATTAAGTTCGGATGTAAACTTGAAGTTTGCTATAGATGAAGAAACATTGGCAAAATACAATAAAACCAATGGCACAAACTACAAGCTTTTACCTGCCAAATACTTTAACTTATCAGCTGAGAACCAAACCATTAATGCAAACACCGTTGCAAACGGAGCAATTGATGTCAAGGTAAAACCTCTCGGTGAAGATTTAGATGCATCCACGAAGTATGCTATTCCTGTGAAACTTGTTTCTGCAGAAGGCAGCAAAATCTTAACTTCCAGTGCAACTAAAATATTCGCTATTGACCGTGTGCTCTATACAACCTCCTTGCGTCAATATGGCTTCTATCTCAAGACCGTATTCCCAACACCATATACAGGCCTGCAGGAATGGACAATGTCTTATGCTATCAAGCTTGATTACAACAAGGACAACCAGGCTGTTCTCTCGCCAGACTTCTACTCTCGCGTCACTCGCGACGGTGGCTTGCAGATGAAAGTTGGCGAAACAGATGACCCCAAGGCCTTTGCCAAGACAAAACTTCAGCCTAAGAAGTGGTATTATATTGCATGGGTTTATGACCATCAGCATGTGAAATGCTACATCAATGGTGTGCTTGACAACGAGTTTAATGTGCCAAAAGTTGAGACCTTCACGAAGCTGAATATGAGCTGGGGCGCATTCGAAGGCTATGTTCGTGAGATACGCCTTTACAACAAGGCGCTGACTGCATTCCAGGTATTGGACAATCTTTACATTGAAACTCCAGATAATCCGAACCTGCTCTTCTATGCTCCATTGAATAAGAAGACTGGAATTAAGGATGTTTCGAAGAACAATCATCCTATTAAAGTCTATCTTCCAGGCTCTGGCGACAAGAAGGAATACACTCAGCCTTTGACTTGGCAAGACGAGAAGTTCCCAGAATAA
- a CDS encoding discoidin domain-containing protein, translating to MKRNLYIIALLTFAATAFTGCSHDYNYDGEYDVPGYFSGSDPRNNLVYFSTNTIDYTNSFVGDLLFSKAEHTFMLQATINRNLTKATKVQVAYAKDAPLLATTYKDYQVATDADFTLTNGGAFEIGTETTQIQIPVTVKNMGKFTKPTVIPVRITPSDEALKSPKSSRDYAYIVIKPEELWTVYARSSDLTVNLEGTNNKYIGESSVTVWFTVAKAFTGKGKVGLERDNSLFKSDGKTKLAPEGISAVEKEDAEGQAQIATEVQLSHAEKFTAKGTYILPMRAIYYDEKGNKHYITGGNIFLSIKVMDISIAHSSTAPTGTEIPATQLIINSSRELAYGTITSLTDGVIDNQYTYLSKGTTDITIDLTQKETVKGVQLGMFISNRYPYYPESVKFYGSNNGTDWDELSTDMYIPQKKLNNFNAIKNVSVRYLKLEFNVTKRWGSLTEIKVFK from the coding sequence ATGAAAAGAAACTTATATATTATAGCATTGTTGACATTCGCAGCTACAGCCTTTACCGGCTGTAGCCACGACTACAACTACGATGGTGAGTATGATGTGCCCGGCTATTTCAGTGGTTCAGACCCACGCAACAACTTGGTTTATTTCTCAACCAATACCATTGACTATACAAACAGCTTTGTCGGAGACTTACTTTTCAGCAAGGCAGAACACACTTTTATGCTTCAGGCAACTATAAACCGCAATCTCACCAAAGCAACAAAAGTGCAGGTAGCTTATGCAAAAGACGCACCTCTGCTTGCTACTACTTACAAAGACTATCAAGTGGCAACAGATGCCGACTTCACCCTTACTAATGGTGGTGCATTCGAGATAGGCACAGAGACGACACAGATACAGATTCCTGTAACCGTGAAGAACATGGGTAAGTTCACTAAACCAACTGTAATTCCTGTTCGTATAACTCCATCAGATGAAGCACTGAAGAGTCCCAAGTCTTCCCGTGACTATGCCTATATAGTGATTAAGCCGGAAGAACTTTGGACGGTTTATGCCAGATCTTCAGATCTTACGGTCAACCTTGAGGGCACCAACAACAAATATATTGGTGAAAGTAGTGTGACTGTTTGGTTCACTGTAGCAAAAGCATTCACCGGCAAAGGTAAAGTTGGCCTCGAACGTGACAACTCTCTCTTCAAAAGTGATGGTAAAACAAAGTTGGCACCCGAAGGCATCTCTGCTGTTGAGAAGGAAGATGCAGAAGGGCAAGCCCAAATAGCTACAGAGGTTCAGCTGAGTCATGCAGAGAAGTTTACAGCCAAGGGAACTTACATTCTCCCTATGCGTGCTATCTACTATGATGAAAAAGGCAACAAGCACTATATCACAGGAGGCAATATCTTCCTTTCAATAAAGGTGATGGATATTTCTATAGCACATTCTTCTACTGCGCCCACAGGAACAGAAATCCCTGCTACGCAACTTATTATCAACAGTTCACGCGAATTAGCCTACGGCACAATTACCAGTTTAACCGACGGTGTAATTGATAACCAATATACTTATCTATCTAAGGGAACAACAGATATAACCATTGACCTTACACAAAAAGAGACCGTAAAAGGTGTACAACTCGGAATGTTTATTAGCAATAGATATCCTTATTATCCAGAAAGCGTGAAGTTCTATGGTAGTAATAATGGTACAGATTGGGATGAATTGTCTACAGACATGTATATTCCACAGAAAAAGTTGAACAACTTCAATGCTATCAAGAATGTTTCGGTCCGCTATCTGAAATTAGAATTCAATGTTACCAAAAGGTGGGGTTCCCTGACAGAAATCAAGGTTTTTAAGTAA
- a CDS encoding TonB-dependent receptor family protein — translation MHYINKMLPLLFALTTVDGYAQAQQDSLKNSKSALTDSVHKLTEVVVRSNQMLGSKFEARNRTGSAYYISPEEISKFGYTDINRMLKSVPGVNVYEEDGYGLRPNISLRGTKAERSERISLMEDGVLAAPAPYAAPAAYYFPNAGRMYAIEVLKGSSQVQYGPFTTGGAINMVSTPIPSKFSARLNSSYGSYNTLKSYISVGNRFKHTGFLVEYLRYQSDGFRKDEPNERTGFKRNDLIAKFSAQTNKDEGVNHVFELKFGFANETSDETYLGLSEKDFARRPYFRYAGAQKDNLKTRHTQWVATYLIKSGNNLKITTNLYYNYFFRNWYKLNEVRAGITKAERRSIDAVLTDPETNQDYFDIVTGKKDYIGEALMLRANKRIYHSRGIQSKGEYRTMLWGGYLTAELGMRYHADSEDRYQQDDAYSIQNGRMSLFLAGQPGSQANRITTAHAFSGYWMGKWSKGIFTLTAGMRYENVELLNRNYTKADPRRTGMVRIETPNHARAVLPGLGFNVKLLPVLSLFGGIHKGFAPPSATLNQKAESSVNVESGLRLTTQKVRCEAIAFVNNYSNMLGSDLAAQGGQGTLEQFNVGKAIVNGLELLCSYRPLPDHFAFQIPIQLSYTYTNTKMKNDFVSSAWGSVTYGDEIPYIYKHAFNAQISFEHKWIEANFGARYNGDMRTTPGHGRIAEREKIPAHFILDASLKGHINKKITLTLNAINLTNKRYLVSRHPSGLRAGHPFGIYGGLQVQL, via the coding sequence ATGCATTACATCAACAAAATGCTGCCTCTGCTCTTTGCACTGACAACAGTCGACGGGTATGCCCAGGCGCAACAAGATTCTCTGAAAAATTCCAAGAGTGCACTGACAGATTCTGTTCATAAGTTGACAGAGGTTGTGGTACGTTCTAACCAAATGTTAGGCAGTAAATTCGAAGCCCGCAACCGCACAGGGTCGGCTTATTACATCTCTCCTGAAGAGATATCAAAGTTTGGTTATACCGATATCAACCGTATGCTGAAGAGTGTCCCGGGAGTGAATGTGTATGAAGAAGACGGCTATGGACTGCGCCCAAACATCAGTCTGCGTGGTACAAAAGCAGAACGAAGCGAACGAATTTCATTAATGGAAGACGGTGTGTTGGCTGCTCCTGCTCCTTATGCAGCACCTGCAGCCTACTATTTTCCTAATGCTGGTCGCATGTATGCCATCGAGGTGCTGAAGGGAAGCAGCCAGGTTCAGTATGGGCCATTCACCACGGGTGGTGCTATCAATATGGTATCAACACCAATCCCTTCAAAGTTCAGTGCCCGTCTGAACAGTTCTTACGGCAGCTACAACACCCTTAAATCATACATAAGCGTCGGTAACCGTTTCAAGCATACAGGCTTCTTGGTGGAATATCTGCGCTACCAGTCAGATGGTTTCCGCAAGGATGAGCCAAACGAACGTACAGGCTTCAAACGTAATGACTTGATAGCTAAGTTCTCTGCACAGACAAATAAAGACGAAGGTGTAAATCATGTGTTTGAATTAAAGTTTGGCTTTGCCAATGAGACATCTGATGAAACTTATTTAGGACTTTCTGAAAAGGATTTTGCCCGGCGCCCTTACTTCCGCTATGCCGGAGCACAGAAAGATAATCTCAAAACCAGACATACGCAATGGGTAGCGACCTATCTGATAAAGTCGGGCAACAACCTGAAGATTACCACCAATCTATATTACAACTACTTCTTCCGTAACTGGTACAAACTTAATGAAGTAAGGGCCGGTATAACCAAGGCTGAGCGTCGGTCTATTGATGCCGTGCTTACCGATCCTGAAACCAACCAAGACTATTTCGACATTGTAACCGGGAAGAAAGACTATATCGGCGAAGCACTGATGTTGCGTGCCAACAAGCGTATATATCATTCGCGCGGTATACAATCGAAAGGAGAATACCGTACAATGCTCTGGGGAGGCTATCTGACTGCGGAACTGGGCATGCGCTACCATGCCGACAGTGAAGATCGATACCAACAAGACGATGCTTATTCTATACAGAATGGTAGGATGAGTCTGTTCTTGGCAGGTCAGCCAGGCAGTCAGGCAAACCGTATTACCACAGCTCATGCCTTCTCAGGCTATTGGATGGGAAAATGGTCGAAGGGTATCTTCACGCTCACCGCTGGTATGCGCTATGAGAATGTAGAATTATTGAATCGTAACTATACCAAGGCAGACCCCCGCCGGACCGGTATGGTACGCATTGAAACACCTAACCATGCACGCGCAGTGCTTCCAGGTTTAGGTTTCAATGTAAAACTACTGCCTGTTCTTTCCCTCTTTGGCGGCATCCATAAAGGCTTTGCCCCTCCCAGTGCGACACTCAATCAGAAAGCAGAAAGCAGCGTAAATGTCGAATCCGGATTGCGCCTGACGACTCAGAAAGTACGCTGTGAGGCAATAGCTTTCGTCAACAACTACTCTAACATGTTAGGAAGTGACCTTGCTGCACAAGGTGGACAAGGTACACTTGAGCAGTTCAACGTAGGCAAGGCTATAGTAAACGGTTTAGAATTACTGTGTTCTTATCGACCTCTACCCGATCACTTTGCCTTCCAAATCCCCATTCAACTATCTTACACCTATACCAACACAAAGATGAAAAATGACTTTGTCAGCTCTGCTTGGGGTTCGGTAACCTATGGCGATGAGATACCTTATATATATAAACATGCCTTCAACGCCCAGATCAGTTTCGAACATAAGTGGATAGAAGCTAACTTCGGTGCACGCTACAATGGCGATATGCGCACAACTCCCGGACATGGACGAATTGCAGAACGTGAGAAAATACCCGCTCATTTTATCTTGGATGCCTCACTGAAAGGACATATCAACAAGAAAATAACCCTTACCCTAAATGCAATCAATCTGACCAACAAGAGATATCTTGTGTCACGCCACCCTTCAGGACTGCGTGCCGGTCATCCATTCGGTATTTACGGTGGCTTGCAAGTACAACTATAA
- a CDS encoding SusC/RagA family TonB-linked outer membrane protein — MYKHTRINKILTIVLLLVNVLTASAQTAGTVSGTIKNEQGETLIGAYVQVLETKIKAVTDVDGHFTIKAAIGQTIQASYIGMTTKSVKVTGNRPLDIVLKSDSRQIEEVVVTGYQNIRNRVYTGAASSVKMDDIKLEGIADVSRMLEGRVPGLSIQNISGTFGSAPRINIRGGASIIGNVQPLWVIDGAVYEDLVHLSLDQLASGDAVTLISSAVSGLNPADIQDIQVLKDASATSVYGARALNGVIVITTKAGKKDTPLRVTYSTENTIRLRPRYSSFDLLNSQETMSLLQEMDDKGYFGITNSLYGRRSGIYYQLYKGVSTINPATGDYYLPNTPEARMNFLRQREYANTDWFNHLFTLKPITNHVITLSGGGKNTATYASIGFYHDAGWTVADNVSRLTANIKNTFYINDKLTTTLTAQGNIRSQKAPGTMPQRKNSTIGVFERDFDINPFSYALGTSRTLSPYNEDGSLSYYRNNWAPFNIFNEYANNKMNIDVLDFKIQGEATYRLNNSLAIKALLSTRQAYTSTKHEIHEGSNLIKAFRANENPFVAQQNIYLVHDKDNPQLQPKVGLPNGGIFNKTEASLKSFLARIAFDFDKRINEHDFKAFAFSEVRSAIRTVNPFQGYGIQYDRGNQIYTNPLIFNKLINEGSDYFNLQKRNDRGVTFSFNGTYGYAGKYVFNMVFNCEGSNTSGKGARALWLPTWNIGGKWNIDQEDFLKNNKTISRLALRASYGLTAKMNEEAINANAIYKSGIVNRHSFKDRENKLNILHLENRDLTWEKMYELNIGMELGLFNNRISTTLDVYQRNTFDLIDLVRTSGVGGQYYKYANFGDMRTRGIELGVHTKNIITETFTWSSSLTVSAMNQKITRLLNTPNAFDMVAGRGRGNIVGYPRGSLFSFNFQGLNNQGLPTFNFGRYPSNQGELSNIAGADFLDTQYAKSYLIYHGPIEPRVIGGLSNTLKYKNWELSFFLTVQAGNKIRLNPTFDPEFGDLNVFSKSYYNRWLNPGDEYKTDVPVLPSQELIAAVGKENIERAYNTYNYSQMRVADGGFVRMKNISLAYNVPENFLKKVHLHSMNLNLNLTNPFLIYSDKKLKGQDPEYYKSGGVSLPTPKQYTVTLNIGF, encoded by the coding sequence ATGTACAAACATACAAGAATAAATAAGATACTGACCATCGTCTTGTTACTCGTCAACGTTCTTACGGCATCAGCACAAACAGCAGGAACAGTCTCCGGAACGATTAAGAACGAACAGGGCGAGACACTCATAGGCGCATATGTGCAGGTATTAGAGACGAAAATAAAAGCTGTTACTGATGTAGATGGCCATTTCACCATTAAAGCTGCTATAGGCCAGACCATACAAGCGAGCTACATCGGTATGACAACCAAAAGCGTGAAAGTCACAGGTAATCGTCCTTTAGACATCGTTCTGAAAAGCGACAGCCGCCAGATTGAAGAAGTTGTGGTAACAGGTTATCAGAACATCCGCAACCGTGTGTACACCGGAGCCGCTTCATCTGTCAAGATGGACGACATCAAACTTGAAGGTATTGCTGATGTCTCACGCATGCTTGAGGGGCGTGTGCCAGGATTATCAATACAAAACATATCGGGAACTTTCGGTTCTGCTCCCCGCATCAATATTCGAGGCGGTGCCTCTATCATCGGCAATGTGCAACCTTTGTGGGTCATTGATGGCGCTGTATACGAAGATCTCGTACACCTCAGCCTTGACCAATTGGCATCCGGAGATGCTGTTACGCTTATCAGTTCCGCCGTTTCAGGGCTCAATCCTGCAGACATACAGGACATACAGGTTCTGAAAGATGCCTCTGCGACCTCCGTTTATGGTGCTCGAGCACTGAATGGCGTGATTGTCATTACCACTAAAGCAGGTAAAAAAGATACTCCACTGCGTGTAACTTACTCCACAGAGAATACCATAAGGTTGAGACCCCGCTACAGCAGCTTTGACTTACTCAACTCTCAGGAAACCATGTCACTTTTACAAGAAATGGATGATAAAGGCTATTTTGGAATTACCAATTCTCTTTATGGCCGTCGCAGTGGTATCTATTACCAATTATACAAGGGAGTGAGCACTATCAATCCAGCAACTGGTGACTACTATCTGCCCAATACACCAGAGGCAAGAATGAACTTTCTGCGTCAGCGTGAATACGCCAATACCGACTGGTTCAATCACCTCTTTACACTGAAGCCAATTACCAACCATGTAATAACGCTCTCGGGAGGTGGCAAGAATACTGCAACTTATGCGTCAATCGGTTTCTATCACGATGCAGGTTGGACTGTTGCCGACAACGTAAGTCGTCTCACAGCCAACATCAAGAACACATTCTACATTAATGATAAACTGACAACAACACTCACTGCACAAGGTAATATCCGTTCGCAGAAAGCACCTGGCACTATGCCGCAACGTAAGAACAGCACGATAGGTGTCTTCGAACGCGACTTCGACATTAATCCTTTCTCCTATGCACTCGGCACAAGTCGTACCCTCAGTCCTTATAATGAGGATGGAAGTCTCTCTTATTACCGCAACAACTGGGCGCCATTCAATATCTTCAACGAGTATGCCAATAACAAGATGAACATTGATGTACTTGATTTCAAGATACAGGGAGAAGCTACCTACAGACTCAATAACAGCCTTGCTATCAAAGCTTTGTTATCAACTCGACAGGCATACACCAGTACAAAACACGAAATACATGAGGGTTCAAACCTTATAAAAGCTTTCAGAGCCAATGAAAATCCTTTTGTTGCCCAACAGAACATCTACTTGGTTCACGATAAGGATAATCCACAGTTACAACCTAAGGTTGGGCTTCCCAATGGCGGTATCTTCAACAAGACCGAGGCTTCCCTGAAGAGTTTCCTTGCCCGTATCGCTTTTGATTTCGACAAGCGCATCAACGAGCACGACTTCAAAGCTTTCGCTTTCTCTGAAGTTCGTTCAGCAATCCGCACAGTCAATCCATTCCAAGGCTATGGAATACAATACGACCGAGGCAATCAGATTTACACCAACCCCCTGATATTCAATAAACTCATCAACGAAGGCAGCGACTATTTCAATCTGCAGAAACGCAATGATCGCGGGGTAACATTCTCTTTTAATGGTACTTACGGCTATGCAGGCAAATATGTCTTCAACATGGTTTTCAACTGCGAAGGTTCCAACACCTCGGGCAAGGGTGCACGCGCTTTATGGCTACCCACATGGAACATCGGCGGAAAATGGAACATAGATCAAGAAGACTTCCTCAAAAACAACAAAACTATATCCCGTCTTGCTCTACGTGCCAGCTACGGCTTAACAGCCAAAATGAACGAGGAAGCTATCAATGCCAATGCCATCTATAAAAGTGGAATCGTAAACCGTCATTCTTTCAAAGACAGAGAGAACAAGCTAAACATCCTGCATCTTGAAAACCGTGATCTCACATGGGAAAAGATGTATGAGCTGAACATCGGTATGGAGTTAGGACTCTTCAACAACCGCATCAGCACAACTTTAGATGTGTATCAGCGTAACACTTTCGACCTTATAGACCTTGTCCGCACCTCTGGTGTAGGTGGTCAATACTATAAGTATGCCAACTTCGGCGATATGCGCACACGAGGAATTGAGTTGGGTGTTCACACGAAGAACATCATTACCGAAACCTTCACATGGAGTTCCAGCCTTACTGTAAGTGCAATGAATCAGAAGATTACCCGTCTGTTGAACACGCCCAATGCCTTTGACATGGTGGCAGGACGAGGTCGTGGAAACATCGTGGGCTATCCGAGAGGTTCGCTCTTCTCTTTTAATTTCCAGGGACTCAATAACCAAGGACTTCCAACCTTCAATTTCGGACGATACCCCAGCAACCAAGGTGAGCTGTCAAACATTGCCGGTGCCGACTTCCTCGACACACAATATGCCAAGTCCTATCTCATTTATCATGGTCCGATTGAACCTCGTGTCATCGGTGGTCTGTCCAATACGCTGAAATACAAGAATTGGGAACTGTCTTTCTTCCTCACCGTTCAGGCTGGCAACAAGATACGACTAAACCCTACTTTCGACCCGGAATTCGGTGATTTGAATGTTTTTTCCAAGTCTTACTACAACCGCTGGCTCAATCCAGGCGACGAGTATAAGACCGATGTTCCCGTACTTCCTTCGCAGGAACTCATTGCAGCTGTAGGCAAAGAAAATATCGAACGCGCCTACAATACCTATAACTACTCTCAGATGCGAGTGGCCGACGGAGGCTTTGTGCGCATGAAGAACATCTCTCTGGCATACAATGTTCCCGAAAACTTCTTGAAGAAGGTGCACCTCCACTCTATGAACCTGAACTTAAACTTGACCAATCCTTTCTTGATCTATTCAGACAAGAAACTCAAAGGTCAAGACCCTGAATATTATAAATCGGGAGGTGTGTCACTACCTACACCGAAACAGTACACAGTAACTTTGAACATTGGCTTCTAA